From the Anguilla rostrata isolate EN2019 chromosome 5, ASM1855537v3, whole genome shotgun sequence genome, the window cgtgcgtgcgtacgggTGTGTCTGTTGTGCGTGGTGACGTCGTCTCACGGCGTGTGTGTCGCGTGCACTGCGTGTGTGGTTGTCATCAGCACCAAGCCCAGCCTCAACCTGCAGGTGAGCCCTGCCTGCGTGaggcgtgtgcgtgcatgcgtacgggtatgcgtgtgtgcgtgcgtacgggtgtgtgtgcgtgtctgcgtgcgtgcgtgtcatCAGCAACAAGCCCATCCCCAACCTGCAGGTCAGTcctgcatgcgtgcgtgcgtacgggcgtgtgtgtgcgtgtgtcatcAGCACCAAGCCCAGCCTCAACCTGTAGGCCAgtcctgcatgcgtgtgtgataTCAGCACTGAGCttgagtaatgtgtgtgtgtgtgtctgtgaatgtgtgtgtgtatgtgttatatCTCAAGCCCAGTGTGATGGGATTGGATGGCATGTTGTTGTATGTTCggctgtctgtgcatgtgccttTCGGTGTTGATGGCACTCTTGAGGCATGCCGCTGCCTGTAGCTCAAGGCCGAGGTGAGCCGTGGCTGGGTGTGCATGATTGACAGGTCCGCTGCATGAACACACCCAGTCAAAACCTGTTAGGTTTGCAGACAGGAAGTCATGAGTGTGGAGACCTGTTatagcacgcgcacacacacacacgcgtgcgcgcacacctACATCTGCTGTAGTCTTGCCTCACCTGCCACACATGGCcgtgggacaggaagtgggcagaTCTTTtggtcaaaaaaaataaataaataaaaatcaaaagcaGGAGTACCAGAACATAGCAGGTGAAGGTGATGTCATAGAAACCACGGAGACGACCGCTTCTTGACCCCAGGGGTTCCTCTGCGTCCCTCCCAGGTCCTGTCCAACCCAGAGTTCCTCGCGGAGGGGACGGCCGTCCGGGACCTGAAGGAGCCGGACCGcgttctgattggtggagacgAGACGCCCGATGGCCAGCGTGCCATCCAGGCCCTGGCGGCCGTCTACGAGCACTGGGTCCCCAAAGAGCGCATCATCACCACCAACACCTGGTCCTCGGAGCTCTCCAAACTGGTCAGCGCACTCCGCAGCGCACCGcagttttgcagtttttttatttatttttttggtaaaatttTCCAGGGCATGTAGTTATAAGCAGGAAACCCTTGGGGGtattcaagaccaggcttgacacAATGCTAGAGTAGGCAAATTGAATGACAAAATGGGCATTCTTATGTTTTACGACTGATGTGGTCAGTGCTGATGATGCTCGCTGGGTGCTGTAGCAGACAGCTAATCCTTACTGGGGCGCACAGAGATACAGTTGGTAACGTTTTCTGGTTGTGTGTAGTGTTAAAGTCAGAACTGCTAATGGCTAATAGCATGTGCACTGCAGTGTTCTTCATTAATTCAAAGGAGGGCCACTCTTACCAAATGAACATTAGTTTGGGGGGCCGCAGAGGGACGCTCAGTTTATGAATGTTAGGTCGGTGGGTCGCAGACGGACGCTCAGTTTAAGTGTAATGACCGCGTTGCAGGCAGCCAACGCCTTCCTGGCCCAGCGGATCAGCAGCATCAACTCCATCAGCGCGCTGTGCGAGGCCACGGGGGCCGACGTGGAGGAGGTGGCCCGCGCCATCGGCATGGACCAGCGCATCGGCAGCAAGTTCCTCAAGCCCAGCATCGGTgagtgggggcggaggggggcgtCGGGGGAGGCCCCAGAAATGAGATCCGATCTTGGGCATCAGGGGGTCCCAGAAATTATATCCGAACCAGGtctttcttttctatttttctatttttatatattcGCGTGTAGTCAGGATGTTGGGGCCTTGGTGGCGTGACACCTCtgtgtaatccccccccccattttttgcatcccttctctctttcagggTTTGGTGGGAGCTGCTTCCAGAAGGATGTGCTGAACctggtgtacctgtgtgaggctCTCAACCTCCCGGAGGTGGCTTCTTACTGGCAGCAGGTAACCGTGGATACCTCCAAcctgtccatgtactgtagACAGGGCTCTCCTACATACACATGCAGTAGTTTACCAGCtgcttattttatattgttttctgtctgtgctgtgagcaGATATGTCCTGCTCTCAGatgttaagaacattctaggGGCATATTTGTgctctcacaccttaaagggttaagtcaGGGTAAGTGTAGTGTAGAATACTGGTGTGGAACAGTGCGTGACCCCTGCCTGCCTCTCAGGTCATCGACATGAACGAGTATCAGAGGCGAAGGTTCGCCTGCCGGATCATCGACTGTCTCTTCAACACCGTCACTGGGAAGAAGATCGCGCTGCTGGGCTTCTCCTTCAAGAAGGACACGGGAGACACCCGGTATAACCTCGATTAAACCCTtataacacgcacacacacacacacacagacacacacgccctccatctctctatctctctctcacacacactcgcagatgcacactccctctgtctctctctcacacacatacacacacacacacacacacacttctctctctcacacacacacacacacacacacacacacagaacagacacacacgttctctctcCTTTTAATTATTAACCCTGCTGTTTtatgtgggtttctgtgtgagtctgtacaTTTTCGCTCCCCGTtaaactttctctctctcggcaCTTTAACCTTTTAATTCTTTCATATGCGATCTCCTACTGATTTTCGCTGCCTGTGCCTTTGCATAACTAACGGAATATTTCATTTGCAGCTCTAGCAGAGCGGAGCTGCTTGGAGTGAAAACCGGTTCTTGGCATTTTGCTCACGgctcaaagttaaaaaaaaaaaaaaaaaagaaaagaagtagAAGCTGGCAATATTGTGTGCAGTCAAATATAGTCAATTGAAATGATAAAACCAAACTGTTACCCTATGAACCTCAACAGAACAACAGAGTGACCATGATGCACTTCTTCCCCAGGGAGTCGTCCAGTATCTACATCTCCAAATACCTGATGGACGAGGGGGCAAAGCTGTACATATTTGACCCGAAGGTTCTGAAAGAGCAGATCATTCAGGACCTGTCCCAACCCAGCATCTCTGAGGACAACCCAGGGCGgggtgtgtacacgtgtgtgtgtgcgtgtgtgtgcatggtgtgtatGCAAGTTATTGTAGTGCCATATAGAGGCagaccagattttttttaagattgCCATTGGGAGGAGCTGTCAAACTGGCTCTGCAGGTTGTGCCAATGTGCGTAACGAGAGTGCAGGTGAGAGAAGTGCTCTCCACGCCTGTCTTTGGAGAGAGCAACACCCTGCTGAACGATCACCAGTGCAGTCATTGCACCTGGCACATATGCAGAGGGCAAAGGGGAGTTTGACGGAGTTCAGGCGTTTTGCTTtgacttctgctcttaatttaTTGGCTTAGTCACAGTGACCCCTTTTACGCAACCGTATAGTTTGCAGAGGTGAAAAATCCGGGTTCAGGAAGTGAaattcctccccagtattttgtccCAATCACCTGAATTTGCTAGTTGGCACAGTTCTTCCgtcaggaggtagaactaattagtgaaatcagccgGCCGAGTTTATGGGTGGAAGGAACACATGGCtggatttttactttctgacccctggacttttgTGACTCAGTATATTTTGGGAGGTATAACATATTTGGCTATGCAAGTGCTAATCATGTCAGTTAAGTTGGGTTGATTACTTGGAACGGATTCTACTGGAGCATACACGGTTGTGTGCGTTTGGCATCCCTTTGGGTGCGGTGAAATGACGGTTGCTTTTTCTGTACGCAGTGTCTGAGCTGGTGACGGTGACCAAGGACCCGTACGAGGCATGCAAGGGGGCGCACGCCCTGGTCATCTGCACGGAGTGGGACATGTTCACGGTTCGACCTCGCCCCTCTCTTTGCACTTGCCTTTACTGATCTGTTCTCTCATTAGTCTCACGTCTTTCCCAGGGTTCACCTTCTTTACCTTTTAAGGTGGAATACTCCTTTCCCCCAAAGTAgctaaattatattttccttttgttttttttgtttgtttttcataccCTCTGTTAAATGTAATTGTGATGCCCTGTGTAATTATTCATTTGTAACTGGacctattaaaaaataattattgattgAGAACAGCAATGGTAAATTAGACAGTTTGTATCCTTGGTTATTGACTCCTGCCTTTTGTACACACGTTATCAGGATATTGTTATATTCTGCATCTGACGTTAAATATAATTGTAATAGGAAAACTGATCTCAGTTCACAACAGCAATAGTAACTggttttctgtgttgttttttgtaatCCATAAAGGATCTGGACTATGAGAAGATTTACTTCCAGATGCTGAAGCCTGCGTTCATATTCGACGGCAGACGGGTTCTGGACCACCTTCACCCCAGACTGCAGAGCATCGGCTTTCACGTGCGTAATCCATCACGTCACGTTCGTTTAGCTAGCGggcgctctcatccagagcagcTCAAAGTGCGAGAGAACACAAGTGCAGTCTCCTGACCAGCAGTGTCCTATTCGGTGAACGACATTCCCGGACTAGCTAGTGAGTGAGTGGGCTAACGGTGCAAAGGACTAGCCCTAATTGCTCTAGAAGGGCTCTGCAGAACCAGTAAAACCAACAGGAAAAATGAGGGAATTTGTTCTCCAAAGGATATTTGGGTCAAGCCTTTCTGTGGCAGCTGTCCTTCTCAGTGTTTTAAGTTTGCGTATGTGCTGGttgaactttttccagactAAAATAATCAGTAACTCAGTGTAGACCTTGAAATAGCCCAGGTGTTCATGTTGTCTGTGTTCTTCCTCAGATTGAGACCATTGGCAAGAAGGTGGCCACCGCCCGTATCCCCTTCACTCCCCCCGCAGGGGTCCCGCGAATCAGCGCCAGAGAGCCCCCGACCAAGAAGGCCAAAATCTAAGAGCacccatctccccctcccctccaggaTCAATGGCTATAACTGACTTCCTGTCAGCTGAGATTCAAATATTGACTGATTCCATCTCTCAGTACAATTATGTACTGTCCACCTCAAGTCAGTGTGAAAACAACTAAGAATATGCACACCCTACTCTGTCCATCTGCACACACCCATCCATGTTGCCCTGTCCTGTCTAATCCACTGGTCATTCAGTGTGCCCCCTAATGCTCAGCACTCGCTATTACCTGTATTGTGCACTGGTCAGTGTCTTACTGTATCCAAACATTGTCCTCCGTGGATCATGCACTCACTCAGTTTAATGGTTGtcggtttttttgttgttaatccAGCAGTCTGTAATCCAGTACTCGACCCATGCAGCATTGACGTGGTTTGTCTTGGTTTCATTTCCAATCATGTCCCTGATTCAGCTTCATTCCCATTGATTTCATACCAGTTAGTGTGACAGCAGacttgtacatttttttatgaacagaaaagattttttaaaatatgtcctGTTATACAGGATTTTcaagtttgctaaaaaaaaaacctcaatgcCACTGAAGTttattgagaaataaataaaatggaccAATGCACTTGATCATGTCTCCAGTTTCCTGAATGCTATACAGGCTAAGATGACCTTGCTTTGTGCCTCTTTATATGGTCTTCCAGAAGCTGTACTTCCACAAAATATTCAATGTCAATGTGTCACTCACCCTAATATGTGACTCTTTCCACGAGTAGTTGTCACTACTTGTCACCTTTAGTCACTACAGGCAAAACCCAAAAGgtattcagaaaacaaacattcaatATGGCAGTATCcatttattatataattttagtcacaatttaaataattccaATTTATGTATATTAACATACACCAAGTCTGAAAACCTCACCAAATCTCCCGGAGATCAAACAGaatatggaaaatattcagCCGTGATTCAGATCAAATTGTGTGCAGTAGCACCGTATAATAATAGTGGagcatttttttgcatgtttttatagCACGTTGACTATAGATGAGCCCGTATCTGGACGGATTGCAGTTTACGCCCATAGCAGATAGAATTGAATAACTCAAATTTTTCCCAGggaatataaaagaaaaatgcgAAGCTGGCAAAGAATACAACTGATTACATTTCTATAAATATCTTTCAAAGAAACAAGTCAATAAATCCGGTGATGTAGTGCCcccagctgtcaatcatcttTATCATCCAATCTCTAAACAGTGCTTGCAATAGCAGAACACTTCAGGTCCAATCACGCGACACCTGGGGATTCAAgaagcctcactctcccattGTGTCCCTATGTGACAGGCTCCTTCCCCCTTAAATTTTGGGAGCTCTGATGAAGCCCTAACAGCGCCAGTTCCACTCTCTATTAAGTGCTATCCCTGTGAAAGCCTCTGCTGACTCACATAGTATATTGACCCTATACAGATTAAACAGTTTACGTGAGGCATTAgtaatcacacatacacatgccacacccaaaaaaacactattttttccttctgtctgtcagtctccCCATCCCTCAACACACTTCTGTACCCCACTTTGCTCCAATGCGTTTGTGCGCTTATATTCTGACTGTGCCACGACGATAGCTATACAGAAAGTACTGTACACGAATGTTCATACGGGTACACAGTAGCTACCATGTtcaatatatttctgttttgcaaTGTGTATTGTTCTACAAGTTTAAAGAGACTTTGACCATTACGGGGGGGAGTGGCTTTGAAGGGtttggtgggtgggggagggggggggggtcctgggaAAATGGCCCTCCCAGCAGTCTCATTCGGCTGCAGTCCTCCGCTTCTCAATGAGATTCTTCAAGAAGAATTCACCTGCGGAACGCAGTCCCAGTCAGTGCTCACGCCCCTGACGCGGCAATCGTTACGGCAGCCTAGCACCTGCTGCAGTCACCTTCCGCCACAGCGGAGGCCATCTTAAACTGCGCTGCCCTCTTCAGCGGCACGCGGGCGCGAGACGGGTTTTAGTCACATGGTGAGAGGGCGCAGTGTGACGCATACCTGCTTTGTAAGACGAACGCACGAGAGGGCCGCTGGCCGTGTAGACGAAGCCCATCTCCTTCCCCGTCTTCTCCCAGTGCGCAAACTTCTCAGGGGTCACATACTCGTCCACCTGCGCGCACACAAATGCAACCGTGATTATCGAATGAAGCAATTCAGAGGAAGAAAGTGCCCTGTTCACAGGTATGCGGACAACATGCCTTCTGGGCTTAATGTCTTTATAAGGTACTGCAGAAGCTTTAAGCTGCCAAAACATCCTGCCCCAAACATGAACCAGTGGCGCTGAAAACACTGCCTTTAGTTCAATATGGTAGTCAATACTAGAGAGTAGTCAAAGTGTGGAGTAGCCTGCAAGGCCATGTAgaagaggcagaaactctggagttttcaagaccaggcttgatacggtgttagacaGTATCAAGCCTGTAGGCAATCACAGCACTAGGTAccatttagtcaggaaaatggagagcattgttgggctgaattgCCTGTTCTTATCATTATGTTATATTACGTTAACATGTTAGCAACTATGATTTCAAATGTGGTGGAGCGACACCACACTGGAAGAAAAACGGTCCTACCTTGAGGTGTCGTTTGGTGGGCTGCATGTACTGTCCCAGAGTCAAACAGTCCACCCCGGACTCCCGGAGCTCTGAGCAGACGAAAAACGCACAAGTTAAATGGTTAAAATGGACTGcgttttatatagcgcttttatccaaagcgctttacaattgatgcctctcatgcAAGgtgccaatcagctcgttgggagcaattaggggttaggtgtcttgctcagggacacttcgacatgcccagggcgggggatcgaaccggcaaccctccgactgccagacaaccgctcttacctcctgagctatgtcgcccccaagTGGGTGCTTCACATTGGTAGTGGCTGAGCCAAGTTTCCCCCTGACGCTTTGAGTCACTAGCAAATGCAATAAACAAGTACAAGAATAATGACAATTAAAGCTGTGAGCGGTTACCTTTCATGGTGGAGTGGACCTGCTCGTCGGTCTCTCCGAGCCCCAGCATGATGGAGGTCTTGGTCAGGACCGAGGGCTTCACGGCCTTGGCGTGGCGCAAAACGCTCAGCGATTGGTCAAAGTTGGCCCGTGGGTCACGTACGTGCCTGTGCTCAAACAGCAGccacaaaacacaacataacCAAACGGCCTACACTATATCATCTGTCCAGCACGACCTCAAGCCCAAAAGTAATCATCAATGTCCCTGCACCACCTGCTGGTGTGGCTGAGTATTACAGCGCGCAGACAAACCATAGAGTGCTATAATCCCTGTCTACCGAGATCCTCATCAGCCACAAACTAAACTTCCAGTTCAGTAGTCTTTACCTTTGTCAATGTGACAAGCCCTAACAGGATAACCTTGATTCAATTTGAAACATTAGAGCTAACAGGATAACCTTGATTCAATTTGAAACATTAGAGCTAACAAAGTTCAGGAATTCCATTAAAGCATATAAACAGGTCTAGAACCATTGTGGCCTTTCTGGGTTTAGAGCTAAACTGGGGTCCTTGGAATTAATTAATCTAAACGTTTCAACTGAGACAAAGAGTCAGTAAGAGCAATCAGTGTTCACTTATTAACCTCAGCCATGTTCTAATGGACCCAACGCCCCCCTATTGCCACAGCAGAGATAAGGCCTGCTGGTCCGTCCGCGGTGCCTCCTAACACACTCTAATATCACTCATgcacctctcctccccctgctgtgCACCCTGTATGTTTCAGTTTCCCCAGAGCTCACACACTCTTTACTGCATGCTCTaatactgccccctggtggacagttGTAGGCAGTTGAATTTGTTTGAAGAAATAGGTAACAGAAAGTAGAAtgacctgattttttttttttttttacttaattgcATCGTCAGTATTTAACCCTGGTATGCTTTCATCCACTGTAATGTACTATTTAATCTACTATTTCACCAGAGCCAAAGAAACAATGGAATAAAGTTTCATCCAAAGCCAGGAAGAAGACAACAGAGGAGTGTGAGAAAAAAGAGGGATGAGGAAACGAGACAGGGCTGGTGTGGGACCGCAGGGTGCGGGAGGGCGGTGTGCGCATGGTCCAGGGTCCCGAGACAAAGGGGTCTCATTCGGGACAGCGGCCTCACCTCTGCAGCTGCCGCACTGTCTCCACGTTGTGGGCGTACACGTCCAGCCCAGAGAGCGCAATCTTCTCCACCGCCGCCAGGTCGCCCCTGAAGTCTGGGGTCAAGCACTCTACCAGGATATCGGGGCTCCTGTTTAACCAAAACACAGTGAACTCTTAAGCCTACCTGCCTGCATTACCTCTCTGCAgagagacattttatttttccatgagAGCTCCCTCCAAATGAACTTCCTTCTTTGACTCTCTAGGACATTCGTTGTCAAACACATACTTTTATAACCCCACTGATATCTAACAGAAAACCTAGACAGGCCATATCAGTAAATAACAGTCCAGTGAAATAACATTACTGCAGAGGGTGCTATGGCTTCCTCATGAAAGAGATATAGCCcagtcagacacacaggaacaggGCACTGATTGCTCACCTCTCCTTTAGTTTGGACACAGTTTCGGCAAAGTGCTCAGCTCCTCCATCAACGATGTCTGTCCCACAGAGgcaagcacaaaaaataaagaaatttggtttcaccacacacaagcaaacgTGCAATAAAGCCCTCGTCTCTCCACGTCACAAACATGGCAACCAATCTGGCAAGAAATTACTAATCACCCCCCctttacagtacatttgcaTGCTGTTGCCAGATCAAGTACGCTATCTCCCGCCCGAACACTGTGACTTTGAGAGGGAAAGCCCTGCAAAGCCACGGTCATGCTCATGCTCACCGTCTCTGTCCACGGACGTCAGCACCACGTAGTCCAGGCCCCACGCCGCGATGGCCTTGGCCGTGTTTTCGGGCTCGTTGGGATCCAGAGGGGGTGGCTTTCGAGCCGTCTTCACCGAGCAGAACCGGCACCCTCTAGTGCACGTGTCCCCCATCAGCTGCATGGGGGACGGGACATACAGTCTGGACCTTAGAGCGCTCGGTCTGGAGCTACTGAAGACTTCACTGAACATTTAACTGAGTAAACCTGTCACAACGGGCAAGTGGAAAACCAACAGTACTGTACAGGTGATGCAAATCAGAAGCATTCTGTGGATCACACAGCCACCTAATATTTGTGTTATGCATTTCCACTAGAgattagtttaaaataaaagtgacaTCATGCAGTTTATTCACATCACAAACCAGCTAAAATACTAAACAGCCAACCAGAGGAACTGTGCATGACAGCCCAGAATATCCTCCTAAGtcccagcaattcatttttgtcccagCAGGCAATATGAGTCTCTGatcttaatatatatatataagtatatattctactatgctgaagcctacactacaagggacgttcggtgaaaaaaaaatacaaacaatacattttaaaaaaatattttcaccgcAACATTTTTCTGTCATCCAAATACACTTGTATTATGTGGAAAATTTTTATACTTAAACTTTATTCCCATCGTAATAAAGGGTGTTGATCGTGCATAAGAGCAGCCGGATGACCCAGGGAATGTagaccccccttcccccccggggAGATTTACCATGAtggtggctgtggctgtggcatattccccccctccccaacactcCCCAATGTTGGGACATCGGGCTTcctcacacacctacaaacaaatacacaaatatcaAGTCAGTGCATTCTAAATTCTATaacaatttataaaatacattgtttaAAGACTTCAGACTCtaattttttctgtttaaaaatagcTTGAATCTCTCCTGTCTCTTCCGTGAGTTCTAGCTTTCTTCAGTTaattcacaaaagaaaagaaaagaaaataaatggcaacatAACAAGCCTTCCTCCTGAAGATTCTATTAGAAAGTGAAAAGGTTCATGGGTAATTAGTTCACTCTGCTCACAGTGTGCAGGTTTAGGTCCCGCAGGGTGCTCTTCAGCTTGTTGTAGTTCTTCCCGATCGGGATCTCTGTCTTCAGCCATGGGGGCAGCCTCAGCCTGAGAGGACAGAAGgcagaccaatcagagcctgtgCATCGAAACCCCTGTGAGTTTGCTAATAAAGGTTATAAAAACTACAGGATTCAAAAAGCActgatataatatatatataaatactatatatataaatataatatatatatatatatatatattataatagtATATACTAATcaatatacattatattacaatcAGCTTATGATATATGGTATATAATGGGGACTTTATAATCACCCAGTCATTGCATAAAGCAAGAGGATTGCATCACAGTCCAAAGTCATTTCTCTATAACAGCCTcagtttaaatgcaaaatgtaacaCAAATCTTTTAAAACAGACCACTGTAACTAAATATTGAGGACTTAACATTAGTTAGAAAAATGCTTGATCATAGCCTTGTGCATTATCAGGAAATGTCATAAACATTAAAGAGGAACGTAGGAACACGCCTCTAATAATATAACAGTTAAACGTGTTTCGGATTTGGTCCCGTAGTACCTCACCTCTCCCCCTTCTGTCGCTTTAGGTTTCCCCGGTATTCTTCCCACCGACTCTTCTCAGACAGCTCCCCAGAAATAAAGTCTTGCAAGTCCAGTCCGTGCTCCCTCagttccttctttctctccttcagcACAGACGGTGATTTTGCAGCAGTTGTCAAACCATTAGCACAAACCTACGACAAAGCAGACAGAGGTAAATGAATGCCTAAAACCTAAGCGTAATTGAATAACCGTGCTCAACGGACAGCGACAACACCGGCCCATTTCCCCCAAAACAACATCACTAACGTTACCAGAAACTAcacctgtttcctgttttggcATCTTGACTTTGATTGTAAATATTATCGAGCACATGTTTGTATTAATCACCTTCCTGCATGTCCCATACAGGTATCTATGTATAATGACAGctattttttgttaaacaacGTAGCTAACTATGCTATTGTCATACGGCCCAAGTCCTTGTTTGCAAAGCCATCTAGAAAGCAAGCTATTAATTAACTActgggaaacaggaaacaaatcaaaacagacGCACATACTTGCGGCAGCTCTAGTCCCCGGGATTGTAAACACAGTCGAGCACAAGAGAAACGACCTACAACACCACCTCTCTGCATGATCGACGCCATGACTCCAGTTACTCAACCCGGTTTGTCACTGACAACACTCCGAGATTCTGGTATCGACTACTCAGTTCTGTCGGCGAATTAAACTACTACAGTGGTAGAGTTATGATAGATGTAGAgtgttgaaaataattttaatacacTCTTTATTTCGGTCCATATTGACTCGGAGTAAATGAAGTGATTCACCACTGTAACATTCTTTAGGTATtactaaatatttaatgcattgtTGAAGTATGTCGTTTATCGTATGATCTTGCCTGGGGTCGTACATTTGGGGTGAGGTGAGGGGTGACGTGATACGCACGAAAACTACAATTGCGTAATGACGTCTTTCCTTCTTCCTTTCCTCTACTACCGGCGAGGTAAGGAGATGGATTTCATGTTCCAGAGCAATTAAAATCTACTGTAATCTGCCGTTTTTACGTGTTCTTTACATTGCAATATACCATCACACGGTTAAGTGAGTCCCATTCTTTATCACGCAATGCGTATTAATCAAATATACCTCACATTTCATTGTATAAAGCTGATTTATTCTCTTACTGTTTGAGACAGTTTATCCATATTTGAAAGGTAGGCCGTGTTCCACGCACCCGTGTCAAGATGGTCGGTATTTCGTGTAGTGCCAGTGGTTAAGACTAAATTACGTGGCTATCTCATTAAATTGCTTCCCTAGTTTATCGTAATTTAGTTAATTAATGGACTACTCTTAATCGAAGTGGTGTAATGCACGGCCCATGAGCTGCTGCTGTGTTACTAAACTGCCTGggcagctagctaactaaagtTGGCTAGTTCAGATAGAGGCGGCCAACGTTACCCAGTCTTTGACATTGCAGGTAATAACGAAGTTAAATATATTAAGTCAAATTAACATTTCTGTTGTATGTTATTCTCAGAATGAAGACCATTCTCAGCAACCAGACAGTCGACATCCCCACCAACGGTATGTTTAGCATGTACTCGTCAGACTGCACGATCTCCTACCAGGCGCATCTTGTAGCTGCCTTTGACGGATATTTTTCAACTGGAACGCGGGGTTAACTTTTAGCCAATTTTATGCcttgtctgtttcttttctcaGTCGATGTGACGTTGAAAGGGCGAACCGTGATCGTCAAAGGACCCCGGGGTACCCTCCGCAGGG encodes:
- the ugdh gene encoding UDP-glucose 6-dehydrogenase codes for the protein MFQIKKICCIGAGYVGGPTCSVIAHMCPEIKVTVVDVNESRIKAWNSDTLPIYEPGLKEVVESCRGKNLFYSTDIDTAIREADLVFISVNTPTKTYGMGKGRAADLKFIEACSRRIVEVSEGYKIVTEKSTVPVRAAESIRRIFDANTKPSLNLQVLSNPEFLAEGTAVRDLKEPDRVLIGGDETPDGQRAIQALAAVYEHWVPKERIITTNTWSSELSKLAANAFLAQRISSINSISALCEATGADVEEVARAIGMDQRIGSKFLKPSIGFGGSCFQKDVLNLVYLCEALNLPEVASYWQQVIDMNEYQRRRFACRIIDCLFNTVTGKKIALLGFSFKKDTGDTRESSSIYISKYLMDEGAKLYIFDPKVLKEQIIQDLSQPSISEDNPGRVSELVTVTKDPYEACKGAHALVICTEWDMFTDLDYEKIYFQMLKPAFIFDGRRVLDHLHPRLQSIGFHIETIGKKVATARIPFTPPAGVPRISAREPPTKKAKI
- the lias gene encoding lipoyl synthase, mitochondrial, coding for MASIMQRGGVVGRFSCARLCLQSRGLELPQVCANGLTTAAKSPSVLKERKKELREHGLDLQDFISGELSEKSRWEEYRGNLKRQKGERLRLPPWLKTEIPIGKNYNKLKSTLRDLNLHTVCEEARCPNIGECWGGGEYATATATIMLMGDTCTRGCRFCSVKTARKPPPLDPNEPENTAKAIAAWGLDYVVLTSVDRDDIVDGGAEHFAETVSKLKERSPDILVECLTPDFRGDLAAVEKIALSGLDVYAHNVETVRQLQRHVRDPRANFDQSLSVLRHAKAVKPSVLTKTSIMLGLGETDEQVHSTMKELRESGVDCLTLGQYMQPTKRHLKVDEYVTPEKFAHWEKTGKEMGFVYTASGPLVRSSYKAGEFFLKNLIEKRRTAAE